One genomic region from uncultured Cohaesibacter sp. encodes:
- a CDS encoding tripartite tricarboxylate transporter TctB family protein, translating to MKTAEITFLAILAAFAASLAIGSLDLKYADEFSFGPGFVPLNVGVLIVICCALQALRSLAKSRKEAAEAGDRQEHEDTSPNIAGLLITTAIIVLGVAAMALGSVLAPIFAIIFLLSWRVAHHPITSSLFVGATTTAAIYVIFAIWLNLPVL from the coding sequence ATGAAAACTGCAGAAATTACATTTCTGGCAATTCTGGCGGCTTTTGCCGCCAGTCTTGCGATCGGTTCGCTCGATCTCAAATATGCCGACGAATTCTCCTTCGGCCCCGGTTTTGTGCCGTTGAATGTTGGTGTGCTGATCGTCATCTGCTGCGCTTTGCAGGCTCTGCGGAGCCTTGCCAAAAGCCGGAAGGAAGCGGCTGAAGCTGGAGACAGGCAAGAACATGAGGACACGTCCCCCAATATCGCCGGTCTTCTGATCACCACGGCCATCATTGTTCTTGGTGTTGCTGCCATGGCGCTTGGATCTGTGCTTGCACCCATCTTTGCCATTATCTTCCTGCTGTCCTGGCGCGTCGCGCACCATCCGATCACATCGTCACTATTTGTCGGCGCCACCACGACCGCCGCCATCTATGTCATCTTTGCCATTTGGCTGAATCTGCCGGTGCTTTGA
- a CDS encoding GntR family transcriptional regulator — protein MPIQQDIADLPLSDQVYAKMRELLRDGAFTSGQRVSEADICDRFQVSRTPAREAIRRLLNEGFLTTVESGRVVVAEIDIERAEEIYDMREAVECLAAKLAAKKANTKDLIELRSILDEQRRGATDETDFLDINDRFHRCVYKIASNRYLLRSAEILLVSAGMIRGTTQGRYDYNTWSQQDHEEIYQAIEDGNTTAAEEAARRHVRRGRMQRISLLKTLSSS, from the coding sequence ATGCCAATCCAGCAGGACATTGCAGACCTTCCATTAAGCGACCAAGTGTATGCAAAAATGCGCGAATTGCTGCGGGATGGCGCGTTCACTTCAGGCCAACGCGTCAGTGAGGCTGATATCTGCGACCGGTTCCAGGTCAGCAGAACCCCTGCACGGGAGGCCATTCGTCGTCTGCTAAATGAGGGATTTCTGACCACGGTGGAAAGTGGCCGAGTCGTTGTGGCTGAGATTGATATCGAGCGCGCAGAGGAAATCTACGACATGCGCGAGGCTGTGGAGTGCCTTGCTGCCAAGCTGGCGGCGAAAAAGGCCAACACCAAAGATCTCATCGAATTGCGCAGCATTCTGGATGAACAGCGCCGAGGCGCCACCGATGAGACCGATTTTCTGGATATCAACGACCGCTTTCACCGTTGTGTATACAAAATTGCCAGTAACCGCTATTTGCTGCGCAGCGCTGAAATTCTTCTTGTTTCGGCAGGCATGATCCGGGGCACGACGCAAGGGCGCTACGATTACAATACATGGTCACAGCAGGACCATGAGGAAATCTATCAAGCTATCGAGGATGGCAATACGACGGCGGCTGAAGAGGCTGCCCGCCGTCATGTGCGGCGGGGCCGCATGCAGCGCATCAGCCTTTTGAAAACCCTGTCAAGCAGCTAA
- a CDS encoding RraA family protein, translating into MAEGFRIKESWDRVNPDLIARAAKLPVSNISDVMSRHIGAPASMRPRHRQGVLSGPALTVSVRPGDNLMLHKALIMAQPGDVIVVDAGGALDNAIMGELMLARGVVSKIAGVAIWGAIRDLDSICKQDVPVFSSGISHRGPYKDGPGEIGFPIALGNMTVNPGDLIVGDWDGLVCLPKDSAAEILDRADKKHAGEERQYQTTIEGKYNGDWIDKNLKELGCEFIA; encoded by the coding sequence ATGGCTGAAGGTTTCAGAATCAAGGAAAGTTGGGACCGGGTCAATCCAGACCTGATTGCCCGCGCTGCCAAACTGCCTGTATCCAACATTAGCGACGTCATGAGCCGCCACATAGGGGCTCCTGCCAGCATGCGCCCCCGACATCGTCAGGGCGTTCTCTCTGGCCCTGCTCTCACGGTCAGCGTTCGTCCAGGAGACAATCTGATGCTGCATAAGGCGCTTATTATGGCGCAGCCTGGTGATGTGATTGTCGTAGACGCCGGTGGTGCTCTGGACAATGCCATCATGGGTGAGCTGATGCTTGCGCGCGGTGTCGTTTCCAAGATTGCCGGTGTGGCTATCTGGGGAGCAATCCGTGACCTCGACAGCATCTGCAAGCAGGATGTACCCGTTTTCTCGAGCGGCATCAGCCATCGTGGCCCTTACAAGGATGGTCCGGGAGAAATCGGATTTCCCATTGCACTTGGCAACATGACCGTCAATCCGGGCGATTTGATTGTCGGTGATTGGGACGGTCTTGTCTGCCTGCCCAAGGATAGCGCCGCAGAAATTCTCGACCGTGCTGACAAGAAGCACGCAGGCGAAGAACGTCAATATCAGACGACCATTGAAGGCAAATATAATGGTGACTGGATTGATAAAAACCTCAAGGAGCTTGGGTGCGAATTCATCGCATAG
- a CDS encoding ABC transporter ATP-binding protein, giving the protein MTTNMTSRSDYALELRGLETVFDGDKGAVAAVRNVNLAIKPGEIVGLVGESGSGKSVTGLSIMGLIDRPGRVSKGEILLNGEDLRKVSAKRLRSLRGDRMAMIFQDPMMTLNPVLRIDTQMIEAITAHDPRIDKTVARNRCRDALGMVGIPDPEERLYAYPHQFSGGMRQRVAIAIAMLNNPDLIIADEPTTALDVTIQAQIIAEMQKLCKERGTALIWITHDLTVVAELTQRVYVMYAGSVVEEGPLDDVLDNPLHPYTQGLIRSIPADNDPGSRLFQIPGMTPPIDRMPKGCRFHPRCPYVQLDCLNDIELTQTSAARSVRCAYPINQGEQVS; this is encoded by the coding sequence ATGACCACAAATATGACCAGCCGATCTGACTATGCTCTTGAATTGCGCGGCCTTGAAACCGTTTTTGACGGCGACAAGGGAGCCGTTGCCGCCGTGCGCAACGTCAATCTGGCCATCAAGCCGGGTGAAATTGTAGGTTTGGTGGGCGAATCCGGGTCCGGCAAGTCGGTGACAGGCCTCTCTATCATGGGCCTCATTGACCGGCCGGGCCGGGTATCAAAAGGCGAAATCCTGCTCAATGGTGAGGATCTGCGCAAAGTGTCCGCCAAGCGTCTGCGCTCTCTCAGGGGTGATCGCATGGCGATGATCTTTCAGGACCCCATGATGACCCTCAATCCGGTGCTCCGGATAGATACGCAGATGATTGAGGCCATCACCGCCCATGATCCCCGCATTGACAAGACGGTTGCCCGCAACCGCTGTCGCGATGCGCTCGGTATGGTGGGGATTCCCGACCCCGAAGAGCGGCTCTATGCCTATCCGCATCAATTCTCCGGCGGTATGCGTCAGCGTGTCGCCATCGCGATTGCCATGCTCAACAATCCCGATCTGATCATCGCTGATGAGCCGACAACGGCGCTTGATGTGACAATTCAGGCGCAGATCATTGCCGAGATGCAAAAGCTCTGCAAAGAGCGCGGCACGGCCCTCATCTGGATCACCCATGATCTCACCGTGGTCGCCGAATTGACCCAACGCGTCTATGTTATGTATGCGGGATCGGTTGTGGAAGAGGGCCCACTGGATGATGTTCTCGACAATCCGCTTCATCCTTATACGCAAGGGCTCATCCGGTCCATTCCAGCGGACAATGACCCCGGTTCGCGTCTGTTCCAGATACCGGGCATGACGCCCCCCATTGACCGGATGCCCAAGGGGTGCCGGTTCCATCCGCGGTGCCCTTATGTTCAGCTTGATTGCCTGAACGACATAGAGCTGACCCAGACCAGCGCGGCGCGCTCGGTGCGGTGTGCGTATCCGATCAATCAGGGAGAACAGGTCTCATGA
- a CDS encoding tripartite tricarboxylate transporter substrate binding protein, whose amino-acid sequence MFFKPLKTAVVFSALVAAAVLPVKAEDFPTRGLEFIAGYGPGGGHDTMLRSMAKVIRDTNLIDASINVVNKPGGGGATSLGYLASHEGDGHYLMAATSSFITTPLTADVGLNYKDFTPIARLGIDPTLLVVPASSDIKTLDDIKNAGRVLNVAGGGRGQIEHIATIMVSHALGVKLNFVPFQGDGEVASALLGRQVDFAMINPGAVSEFIKSGRMNAIAISTEHRADMFPDVPTFKEQGYDVVASVFRGVVAAKNIPLEAKAYLSEMIERLQETPEWTEQYLKPNGIIPGYLDADAFAAYLEKTNSVYETNLSNLGLLKKN is encoded by the coding sequence ATGTTTTTCAAACCCCTAAAAACAGCCGTTGTTTTCTCGGCACTTGTTGCTGCCGCAGTTCTGCCTGTCAAGGCCGAGGACTTCCCGACCCGAGGTCTTGAGTTCATCGCTGGTTATGGCCCCGGTGGCGGGCATGACACCATGCTGCGGTCCATGGCCAAGGTCATTCGCGATACCAATCTCATTGACGCATCCATCAATGTCGTGAACAAGCCTGGTGGTGGGGGAGCCACATCTCTTGGCTATCTCGCCAGCCACGAAGGAGATGGCCATTATCTAATGGCAGCCACCTCATCCTTCATCACCACGCCTTTGACCGCAGATGTTGGCCTGAACTACAAGGATTTCACCCCGATCGCTCGTTTGGGTATCGACCCGACCTTGCTGGTTGTTCCAGCGTCCTCCGACATCAAGACCCTAGATGACATCAAAAACGCCGGCCGTGTACTCAACGTTGCTGGTGGCGGTCGTGGCCAGATCGAACATATTGCAACGATCATGGTATCCCACGCTCTTGGCGTGAAACTGAACTTCGTGCCGTTCCAGGGCGATGGTGAAGTCGCCAGTGCGCTGCTTGGTCGTCAGGTCGATTTCGCCATGATCAACCCGGGTGCCGTATCCGAGTTTATCAAGAGCGGTCGCATGAATGCCATTGCCATCTCCACCGAGCATCGCGCAGACATGTTCCCGGATGTTCCGACCTTCAAGGAGCAGGGCTATGATGTGGTCGCCTCGGTCTTCCGTGGTGTGGTTGCTGCCAAGAATATTCCGTTAGAAGCCAAGGCTTATCTGTCTGAAATGATAGAACGTCTGCAGGAAACTCCGGAATGGACCGAACAGTATCTCAAACCAAACGGAATCATTCCCGGTTATCTCGATGCGGATGCTTTTGCTGCCTATCTGGAAAAGACCAACAGCGTCTATGAAACCAACCTGTCCAATCTTGGTCTCCTGAAAAAGAACTGA
- a CDS encoding ribokinase, which yields MITVFGSINLDMVIRVADFPRPGETITTHGFDMSAGGKGANQALAVRRAGGTVRMVGLTGADSHAQLALALLEEAGVDLTRTRACKESTGLAFIQVEDSGENTIAIVKGANGEVTPQTADNTLGDLAKGDLLLLQQEIPFAAIDQALDLAKMAGAKSVLNTAPFQDAYLPLANKADVVISNETEFDALMPGADPMEQRAKAFVAQKDRLLIVTLGAEGALVVEPGKEPVQVPSPKLDKVVDTTGAGDTFCGYFCQMMADGADPVTATRKAVKAASLACCKNGAQPSIPLAADVA from the coding sequence ATGATTACGGTTTTCGGTTCCATCAATCTCGATATGGTGATCCGTGTTGCGGATTTTCCCCGCCCCGGCGAGACCATCACCACCCATGGTTTTGACATGTCCGCTGGTGGCAAGGGCGCCAATCAGGCGCTTGCCGTCCGTCGGGCTGGGGGCACCGTGCGCATGGTAGGGCTGACCGGAGCGGATAGTCATGCTCAGCTTGCGCTTGCTTTGCTTGAGGAAGCCGGTGTTGACCTCACGCGCACGAGGGCCTGCAAGGAAAGCACCGGACTGGCCTTCATTCAGGTGGAAGACAGCGGCGAGAATACCATCGCCATCGTCAAGGGTGCCAATGGGGAGGTTACTCCTCAAACCGCAGACAATACACTTGGTGATCTCGCAAAGGGTGACCTTTTGCTATTGCAGCAGGAAATCCCCTTTGCAGCCATCGATCAGGCCCTTGATCTGGCAAAAATGGCCGGTGCCAAAAGCGTGCTCAATACCGCACCCTTTCAGGACGCTTACCTGCCTCTGGCCAACAAAGCCGATGTGGTTATTTCTAACGAAACCGAATTCGATGCTCTCATGCCTGGGGCCGACCCTATGGAACAGCGGGCAAAGGCTTTCGTCGCTCAAAAGGATCGCTTGTTGATCGTGACGCTGGGTGCCGAAGGTGCGCTGGTGGTCGAGCCGGGTAAGGAACCAGTTCAGGTGCCGTCCCCCAAGTTGGACAAGGTGGTCGATACCACAGGAGCTGGCGACACCTTCTGCGGCTATTTCTGCCAGATGATGGCCGATGGAGCTGATCCTGTTACTGCCACTCGCAAGGCGGTCAAGGCGGCCAGTCTGGCCTGTTGCAAGAACGGGGCTCAACCGTCCATCCCGCTCGCCGCAGATGTGGCCTGA
- a CDS encoding tripartite tricarboxylate transporter permease, with the protein MLDSLSHLMVAFNQVATPENLLLIFVAGLIGTLVGALPGLGPSAGIALMMPLTFGMSPISGLSLLTGVYMGTMYGGRLTAILINTPGDAPAIVTAMEGYPMMQRGKGGQALGISAIASFVGGIFGLLMLIFFAPIIAEYAIFLGPPEYFMLMLLGLSMIIVLAGSDPLKALISTLVGVLLSTIGSDYVSGNVRFAVVPELIEGVDFVAVIIGLFGIGEVLVNVEERIRLNMGKPKFKFSEFIPGLAELRDISLPTLRGSVIGTGIGVLPGAGATIATFIAYITEKKLSKQPENFGKGASEGLASPEAANNAAVPGSLIPLLTLGIPGSGGTAIMLGALIMFGLNPGPMLMIQSADIVWGTIAGLTIANLFLLGSNILLIPVFVNALRLIQNHLNAIVVAFCLVGAFSINYGTFDVWVTVVFGVIGYLMKRANYPTGPFILALVLAPLAENYLRQSIMLGQGSWGIFVQKPLTMTFTILVLGVVLFGLAKAPITSYVNKRRNQAA; encoded by the coding sequence ATGCTGGATTCGTTATCTCACCTGATGGTGGCGTTCAATCAGGTCGCCACGCCGGAAAACCTGCTGCTCATCTTTGTGGCAGGCTTGATCGGCACGCTTGTCGGTGCCTTGCCGGGCCTCGGGCCATCGGCGGGTATTGCCCTCATGATGCCATTGACCTTCGGCATGAGCCCGATCTCGGGCCTTTCCCTGCTGACAGGCGTTTATATGGGCACCATGTATGGCGGGCGCTTGACCGCCATTCTCATCAACACCCCCGGCGACGCCCCCGCCATTGTGACGGCCATGGAAGGCTATCCCATGATGCAACGGGGAAAAGGCGGACAAGCGCTCGGCATCTCGGCCATTGCCTCCTTTGTTGGCGGCATTTTTGGTCTGCTGATGCTGATCTTCTTTGCGCCGATCATCGCCGAATATGCCATCTTCCTCGGGCCTCCGGAATATTTCATGCTGATGCTGCTCGGCCTGAGCATGATCATCGTGCTGGCCGGCTCCGATCCGCTCAAGGCGCTGATCTCTACGCTGGTCGGGGTTCTGCTCAGCACCATCGGCAGTGATTATGTCTCGGGCAATGTGCGCTTTGCCGTTGTGCCTGAACTGATCGAAGGGGTGGACTTCGTTGCTGTCATCATTGGCCTGTTCGGTATCGGCGAAGTGCTGGTCAATGTCGAAGAACGCATTCGCCTGAATATGGGCAAGCCCAAATTCAAATTCAGCGAATTCATACCCGGACTGGCTGAACTGCGCGATATCAGTTTGCCCACCCTGCGTGGCTCGGTGATCGGTACCGGCATCGGCGTGTTGCCGGGCGCTGGCGCGACCATCGCAACCTTCATCGCCTATATCACCGAGAAGAAGCTCTCCAAACAGCCAGAGAATTTTGGCAAAGGGGCATCCGAAGGTCTGGCCAGCCCTGAAGCGGCCAACAATGCAGCGGTTCCCGGTTCGCTGATCCCGCTTCTGACGCTCGGTATTCCGGGATCGGGTGGCACGGCCATCATGCTGGGGGCGTTGATCATGTTCGGCCTCAACCCCGGCCCGATGCTGATGATCCAGTCAGCCGATATTGTCTGGGGCACCATTGCTGGTCTGACCATTGCCAACCTGTTCCTGCTGGGCTCGAACATCCTGCTGATCCCGGTCTTTGTGAACGCTCTGCGTCTTATTCAGAACCATCTGAATGCCATCGTTGTCGCTTTCTGTCTGGTGGGGGCCTTCTCCATCAACTATGGCACCTTCGATGTCTGGGTAACGGTTGTGTTCGGGGTCATCGGCTATCTGATGAAACGCGCCAACTATCCAACTGGGCCGTTCATTCTGGCTCTGGTGTTGGCTCCGCTGGCCGAGAATTATCTGCGTCAGTCCATCATGCTGGGGCAGGGGTCTTGGGGTATCTTCGTGCAAAAGCCGCTCACAATGACCTTTACCATTCTGGTGCTCGGGGTCGTTCTGTTCGGCCTCGCCAAGGCGCCAATCACCAGCTATGTCAACAAACGGCGCAATCAGGCAGCATAA
- the moaA gene encoding GTP 3',8-cyclase MoaA produces the protein MSFIDPYGRKIDYVRLSLTDRCNLRCFYCLPAGSSDFAPSSSRLGLDEIERIMAAFAKLGVHRVRLTGGEPLVRKGVADLAARLHALPGIDDLSMTTNALLLERQADALFEAGVSRLNVSLDSLDAERFSRITHGGDLAKVLRGLEKARAVGFSPIKINMLVMKGINDDEVVDMARWCAAQGFTLRYIETMPMGAGGSDAVSRYVPLEVVRQQLEQHFTLVDDIASGGGPARYLRIVGTQTKIGLITPLSRHFCASCNRVRLGANGTLYMCLGNSHSVDLKAPLREGISDDGLMELIRQSIALKPWQHNFNEASAPVDRAMAATGG, from the coding sequence ATGTCCTTTATCGATCCCTATGGACGCAAGATCGACTATGTCCGCCTGTCCCTGACGGACCGGTGCAACCTGCGTTGCTTCTATTGCCTACCTGCTGGCAGTTCAGATTTTGCCCCCTCGAGCAGTCGCCTTGGGCTTGATGAAATCGAGCGGATCATGGCAGCATTTGCCAAACTGGGTGTGCATCGGGTGCGCCTTACGGGGGGCGAACCGCTGGTGCGCAAGGGCGTTGCGGATTTGGCTGCGCGGCTTCATGCCCTGCCCGGCATTGACGATCTTTCCATGACAACGAATGCGTTGTTGCTTGAGCGCCAGGCCGATGCCCTGTTCGAGGCGGGCGTCAGTCGGCTGAATGTGTCGCTCGATAGCCTTGATGCCGAGCGTTTTTCGCGCATCACCCATGGGGGCGATCTCGCCAAGGTGTTGCGAGGGCTTGAAAAAGCGCGCGCGGTTGGTTTTTCCCCCATCAAGATCAATATGCTGGTGATGAAGGGCATCAATGACGACGAAGTGGTCGACATGGCCCGCTGGTGCGCGGCGCAAGGCTTCACCTTGCGCTATATCGAGACCATGCCCATGGGGGCTGGTGGCAGTGACGCCGTGTCGCGCTATGTGCCGCTCGAAGTGGTGCGGCAACAACTGGAGCAGCATTTCACACTGGTGGATGACATTGCCTCTGGCGGGGGTCCGGCCCGTTACTTGCGCATCGTCGGCACGCAAACAAAAATCGGCCTCATCACGCCCCTGTCCCGCCATTTCTGCGCCTCCTGCAACAGAGTGCGGCTCGGAGCGAATGGCACCCTCTACATGTGCCTTGGCAACAGCCATTCGGTAGATCTCAAGGCCCCCTTGCGCGAGGGCATCTCGGATGACGGGTTGATGGAACTGATCCGCCAATCCATTGCTCTCAAGCCGTGGCAGCATAATTTCAATGAAGCGTCTGCACCCGTTGACAGGGCCATGGCGGCAACGGGCGGCTAG
- a CDS encoding oligopeptide/dipeptide ABC transporter ATP-binding protein, with protein MISNSEKQEAQVKASPDQQAPLLEIDHVTRRFERKPDFAAKLAARLGAPINRRTVHAVDDASFAIHKREVVGLVGESGCGKSTLGRIVAGIDDPTEGRILYRGQDVAHASGEATRKFHLKIQMIFQDPLDSLNPRYRIGKSVSEAARYHKVVPEEQMTEHIEKVLLQCGVDPTTQNRFPHQFSGGQRQRIGIARALALRPDLVVCDEAVASLDVSIQAQIINLFMDLRDEYDLAYLFVSHDIGVVRHISDRVVVMYLGRIVEQGTTAELFAKPNHPYTQALLSEVPSLKRRHSSFHTIKGEIPSPLKPPSGCHFHPRCPHAMERCKLERPMLKAVASGHMSACHLNDEG; from the coding sequence ATGATCTCCAATAGCGAAAAACAAGAAGCGCAGGTGAAGGCTTCCCCGGATCAGCAGGCACCCTTGCTGGAAATCGATCATGTCACGCGCCGCTTTGAGCGCAAGCCCGATTTTGCCGCCAAACTGGCCGCCCGGTTGGGCGCACCCATCAACCGCCGCACGGTGCATGCCGTAGACGATGCTTCATTTGCCATTCATAAGCGTGAAGTGGTCGGGCTGGTCGGTGAATCCGGCTGTGGCAAGTCGACCCTCGGGCGTATCGTGGCGGGCATTGATGACCCGACAGAAGGCCGCATTCTCTATAGAGGGCAGGATGTTGCCCATGCTTCAGGGGAAGCGACCAGAAAATTCCATCTCAAGATCCAGATGATCTTTCAGGATCCGCTCGATTCTCTTAATCCGCGCTACCGCATCGGCAAGTCCGTTTCCGAGGCTGCCCGCTATCACAAGGTCGTGCCAGAAGAGCAGATGACCGAGCATATCGAGAAAGTGCTCCTGCAATGCGGTGTTGATCCCACCACCCAGAACCGCTTCCCGCACCAGTTCTCCGGTGGCCAGCGACAGAGGATCGGGATTGCGCGTGCACTGGCGTTGCGTCCGGATTTGGTGGTCTGTGATGAAGCTGTGGCATCTCTTGACGTCTCAATTCAGGCCCAGATCATCAACCTGTTCATGGATCTGCGTGATGAATATGATCTGGCCTATTTGTTTGTCAGCCACGATATCGGCGTTGTGCGTCATATCTCCGACAGGGTTGTGGTGATGTATCTGGGCCGGATCGTGGAGCAGGGGACAACGGCGGAATTGTTCGCCAAGCCAAACCATCCCTACACTCAGGCACTCTTAAGTGAAGTCCCCAGCCTGAAACGGCGGCATTCCTCTTTCCATACGATCAAGGGAGAGATACCTTCACCATTGAAACCACCCTCGGGCTGTCACTTCCATCCGCGTTGCCCTCATGCCATGGAACGCTGCAAACTGGAACGGCCAATGCTCAAGGCGGTTGCTTCAGGGCATATGTCTGCCTGCCACCTCAATGATGAAGGATAG
- a CDS encoding NAD(P)-dependent oxidoreductase, with protein MQKILVTRSRIDSSAVDLLRENGFECVFSPPYAKPEDVVETAKNNNVCAIMVSQGKITDAVIKASGSVKVIAKHGSGVNNINLAAAEKLGIPVYRAAGANARAVAEHAIALIIALRKSLPYLDEATKGGNWLKGSFIGKDFADTKLGLIGFGAIGREVAGMAMALGMKVSAFDPALLANGGAACPEGVEAVADMDAIATKCDVISLHCPLVPATKHLVNRAFLEKMPSHGAIVNTARGGMIDEDALAEALEKGVIAGAGVDSFEQEPPAADAKLFKAPNLIVTPHAAGLTPGAERNMATMAARFIIDHFEGREINPAFLATSAALGGLQE; from the coding sequence ATGCAAAAGATATTGGTCACACGCAGCCGTATTGACAGCTCTGCGGTGGATCTTCTCAGGGAAAACGGCTTTGAATGCGTGTTTTCTCCTCCCTATGCCAAGCCTGAAGACGTGGTTGAAACGGCGAAAAACAACAATGTATGCGCGATCATGGTGTCTCAGGGCAAGATTACGGATGCCGTGATCAAGGCCTCTGGTTCCGTCAAGGTCATCGCCAAGCATGGCAGCGGCGTGAACAATATCAATCTGGCGGCCGCCGAAAAACTCGGCATACCTGTATACAGAGCTGCCGGAGCCAACGCACGGGCCGTGGCCGAGCATGCCATTGCTCTCATCATCGCGCTACGCAAGTCATTGCCTTATCTTGATGAAGCAACCAAGGGCGGTAACTGGCTCAAGGGGTCTTTCATCGGCAAGGACTTTGCCGATACCAAACTGGGCCTCATTGGCTTTGGTGCTATTGGCCGCGAAGTGGCTGGCATGGCCATGGCGCTTGGCATGAAAGTCTCCGCATTTGATCCGGCTTTGCTGGCCAATGGCGGCGCGGCATGCCCTGAAGGCGTGGAAGCGGTTGCCGATATGGATGCCATTGCCACCAAGTGCGATGTCATCTCTCTGCATTGTCCACTGGTTCCTGCCACCAAACATCTGGTCAATCGCGCTTTTCTGGAAAAGATGCCATCCCACGGTGCCATCGTGAACACCGCTCGTGGCGGCATGATCGACGAAGACGCGCTGGCCGAAGCGCTGGAGAAAGGCGTCATTGCAGGCGCTGGCGTGGATAGCTTCGAGCAGGAGCCTCCTGCCGCTGACGCCAAGCTTTTCAAGGCCCCCAATCTCATCGTGACCCCCCATGCTGCCGGTCTCACCCCCGGAGCCGAACGCAACATGGCGACGATGGCCGCCCGTTTCATTATTGACCATTTTGAAGGTCGGGAAATAAATCCCGCCTTTCTGGCAACTTCCGCCGCGCTCGGCGGTCTGCAAGAATAG
- a CDS encoding dihydrodipicolinate synthase family protein — protein MSFRGVFPYLVSPVTSDGVVMKGILTDLVDHLIEAGVHGLTPLGSTGEFAYLSQQQRNEVVDTVIKANKGRVPVIAGVASTSTADAVAQTRHMINAGADGILAILEAYFPVSEAGVESYFTQIAKAADGKPVVLYTNPQFQRSDLTLPVIERLSQIDNILYIKDASTNTGRLLSIIERTRGRMEVFSASAHIPACVMMIGGVGWMAGPACIVPKQSIALYEAAQKGDWDKAMELQRPLWRINEIFAKYSIAGCIKAALDLQGFKVGDPIAPQAPLSSEARKEIAQVLKDVGAL, from the coding sequence ATGTCTTTTCGTGGTGTCTTTCCCTATCTCGTCTCTCCTGTCACCTCTGATGGTGTCGTGATGAAGGGCATACTGACTGATCTCGTTGATCATCTCATCGAGGCCGGCGTGCATGGGCTGACCCCGCTGGGCAGTACTGGCGAATTCGCCTATCTCTCGCAGCAGCAACGCAACGAAGTCGTTGATACGGTGATCAAGGCGAACAAGGGGCGGGTGCCAGTCATTGCAGGCGTGGCCTCAACCTCGACCGCAGATGCGGTCGCCCAGACCCGCCACATGATCAATGCCGGAGCGGACGGCATTCTTGCCATTCTGGAAGCCTATTTCCCGGTCAGTGAAGCCGGGGTTGAGAGCTACTTTACCCAGATTGCCAAAGCAGCGGATGGCAAGCCCGTTGTTCTCTATACCAACCCGCAATTCCAGCGCTCTGACCTGACCCTGCCGGTTATCGAGCGCTTGAGCCAAATCGATAATATCCTCTATATCAAAGATGCCTCAACCAATACAGGGCGCCTGCTTTCCATCATCGAACGCACCAGAGGGCGTATGGAGGTGTTCTCCGCCTCCGCGCATATTCCCGCCTGTGTCATGATGATTGGTGGCGTGGGCTGGATGGCCGGACCCGCCTGCATCGTGCCTAAACAGAGCATCGCGCTTTATGAAGCCGCCCAGAAGGGCGACTGGGACAAGGCGATGGAGCTGCAACGCCCTCTCTGGCGGATCAATGAAATCTTTGCCAAATACTCCATAGCGGGATGCATTAAGGCCGCGCTAGATCTGCAGGGCTTCAAGGTGGGCGATCCCATTGCGCCCCAGGCGCCGCTTTCATCAGAGGCACGCAAGGAGATCGCGCAGGTGCTCAAGGATGTCGGCGCCCTTTAA